The DNA region GGAAGTTGCGTGTGCCGTCAGGCAGGATTTCACACTCCATGATTTCCATGATCTTGCGCTGCTTATTCTCCAGCTGCTTGGTGAACACAACAATCGGAAACGCTTCGGTCACAAGGGACATGAGGGTATCGTCCGCAATATCGTATTTCCGTTTGCACAGCGTGGCCATCCTGCGCCATGTGGCTTCACAGGAATTGGAGTGGATGGTGGTCAGCACCGTGTGGCCGGTACGGGCGGATTCCTGGGCAGTGTATGCTTCTGCCGAGCGCATCTCGCCCACGCAGATGACCTCCGGATTGAAGCGCAGCGCCATATCCAGGAGCATATCCTGATCAATGTTCTGCTTCTCGTTATCACTGGAGCGTGTCAAGGTATGGATAACGCTGTTGACCACCTTGCCGTCCTTTTTTCGCACCAGTGCCAGCTCACGGGAGCCGTTTTCAATCGTAAAGATACGCTTGTTGTCCGGAATGGTGGTCAGCAGCCAGCCAGCCACCGTAGTCTTGCCGGAGCTGGTCGCGCCAGCCACACACACCGAAATGCCATACCGAAGGCATTCCGCCAGGAAGTCCAACATCTCATCGGTTGCTGTGCCGCCCTTTACAAAGTCAGCTTTCTCCATGTTTTGCGGATTCACAATACGGATGGAGGCCGCCACACCTACATCCTCGTCCACGAGGGGTGTTTTCAGCACGGCGATGCGGATATTTTTGCTCAAATGTCCCAAAATAGCGGGACTGGCATTGTCCAGCACCATGCCTGACACATGGAGCATACGGCGGATTACGTTGATGGCGTGTTCGGGAGAGTCAAAGTGTTCGTCAAGCTTGACTGTAGTGCCATTGCTGTACTGGACCTCAATGTCATTCCAGGCATTGATGTCAATTTCCTCAATCCCTGCGCCGAAGATGTATTTAGTGAGAAATGAGAACTCGGCCATTTCGGTATAGAGGGCATCAACGAGCTGCTGGTCGGTCATCCCCTTTACGGCGATGCGGCAATCCATCAGATATTTGCTGATATACCGCTTGACCTGTGTTTTAACCTCATCTTTTCCCCCATCGAGAATGAGGGTGGAATACTTGCTGGAGATATACTCCTGCACTTCGCGCAAAACAGTGCCAAAATCCTTGGAGTTGTTATTTGGCGCAAAAAACAGGCTGTGGTTATGGGCTGCATTCATAGGCCGGATAGTTTGCGGTGATTCTACCGCAAGCACTTCTGCATTTCTTACCTCAAACTTTTCAAGGGTTCTTTGCTTACGTTTTTTGCTTTTCATATGCCAAAGACCTCCTTTGAAATTTTTTCAATCTCCTTGCGGAAGCCCCGGCTGTCCTTGAACACCAGGTCCCGGAACAAATCCCCGGCAAGAGCTTGGTTCTCCAGCTCATCGGAATGAGGTATCTTGAACGCCACATTGCCCAGCACCTGTTCAATATGTTCGCTGGCTTGATTGGTCTTTATATTGCTTGCAACCTTGTACTGCTTATCCGCATCCCATTTGTTGTCTTTTAAGAGCGGGAGCTGGGATGAAAGGTAGCTGATTGATTTGAGATCGCAATTGACCAGACGCAGTACCGAGTCCGCTTCCATGAGGGCAACAGCGGAGAGGATGTCGTTTGCGATATAGCTGCTGCAGTCGATGATAACGTATGGCGCAATATCCCGCAGATGATCGAGCAATTCTGTGGCAAGCTCCGCGTTATAGGGCGGGTAGGTGAACACATTCTCTCCCTTGAGCATGCCGATTAGGGTTAAATAGCTGATTTTCTTATGGGTGATGCAGTTCTGTTTGATCAAGGTATCCGTCACATGGGTTGCAGCCAGAATACTGCCCAGCGACCGTTCCCATTCAAGGTCAGAGGGCGGACAGATGCAGGGCAGCATGGGCGCGGTCATGTCACATAAAAGCAGCACTACATTGCGCTTTTTGTCTGCCAGATGCTTGGCCAGCTTGACACTGACGGTGGTCTTGCCAGAGGAGGGGCTGCCCCATACGGCCAGCACCTGAACATCCTTTTCCGCTTCCGCAGCCTGCGCCTTAACACCGGTGTTTCGGGAGAAAATGCTGCCTTTGATAAAATTAAGCATTTATTCTCCCTCCTTTGGCGTGTCGAGTTTTATATTTCCGGTATTCTCTGCCCCGATTGACTCTGTTTTTTCTTCTCCTGTTTGCACCTTGGCGGAGGGATACAATTCTTCGATTACCTTGTCCTGTGCCTCAATAAACTTGGCGGCATTCTCCTTGCTGCCCCGGTACACGAGGGACAGGTGCAGCTTGCCGTCCGCCTCCAGCTCGGCAAGGATTTTCGATTGCTCCGGCGATGCCAGAAGGGTGACGGTGCTTGGGAGCTGCTTTTCATCCTCATTCCCCCGCTGTCCGCCGGTGTCAGTATCATAGCCGGTGTTGGCGGTGACGGCAATGACCTCCACATACTTAAGCTCCGCAGGAATGACGGTCGTGCCTCGCTTTTTGTAGTCGGGAGCTATGACTGATACGATGTCGCCAGTGATCAGCTTGCCGGACAGACCGGTGGCGAAACTTTTGAGCGTCACGGAGATGGCCTGCTTTTCACCATCGAGGTGGTAAAGATAGGCATTTTCTGCCGCAGGCACATCGGTGAGCTTGGAGCTTAAGATGTAGTCGCCTGCAGCCATATCAGCCGCAGCGTATTTTCCGATAGCCGTATCCACATCTTTGACTACGTTTTTAGGAAGGTTGTAGCTGCCGACCTCCACAGTCTTCAGCATCTCCCTGGTGATCTGATCTCCGGCTTTGATATCCTTGATGACACGGACAATGTCGGTTTTTTGGGAGATGCTGGAGTTAAAAAGCGGCGCTACCACAAAGCTAATCAAAAGAGACAACACAATGCAGATGACCCCGAGTACGGTTCTGTTTTTAAGAAAGCTCATAGGGTGATTCCTCCTGTATTCATGAAATATATGGCGATACAGCCGATGGATAAAAAAGGGGCAAGAGGGTATGCTTTGGGGCATTCCCTCCCGCGCAGTCTTTGGACTATGGCATGGAAAACATAAAAAAGAAGCATGGCAGTAAGTCCAATGAGCATTGCCGCAATGCTTCCTGTGAAACCGAGGACAATACCCGATGCCGCCATCAGCTTGATGTCCCCGCCCCCCAGGCCGCCCCAAACAAGCGCGGCAAGCAGGAGCGGCATGGCTGCCAGTACGCCCAACAGCTTCACCGGCTCGAAGCAGATCAGTCCGGTGAAAGCAATAAACAGGCAGATAGTGTCGGGGATAATCCTCTTTTTGATATCGATGACAGATGCCGCCAAAAGCAGGGCAATAAAAATGCCACCCTGCATAAAGAGCGGCAGATTAGCCTGCATAATTGAACATCTCCTGGATGCGCTCCTTTAAGGTCGGCAATACCGTTTCGCCAAACAGAGCATAGAGTCCGGCCAGTACGAGTCCGCCGATGACCACAGCCATTAAAATTTTGATTGCCGTATCCACAAAATTTTCACCGCACTGTGATCTCAGGATAGCCTTTGCCATCAGTGTCTTTCCGGTAATCTTATTCATTATTCTGGTCGCAAATTTTCTCATCATGTTTTAACCTCCATAAATTTAATTTTTCATTGATTTCCTGCTTTTTTAGTGATTGCAGGGCTTTTCAATCGTGTTAATTTGTGCAGTGTTGACTTTCTACACAAAATTTGGCTTACATACCACCCATCTGCATGCTGGAGGTCTGCTCTGGCAACTCAGAAGAGGGATTGTCCTGGGTAAGTGCCTGGTTCCGGTTCATATCCAGCGCCTGTGCAGCAGTGTTTTCCTTGACTACTTCAATTGCCATGTTTTCATCTCCAATCTCTGCAACTTTTGCTTTTTTACTATTAAGGGTTTTTTGATTATCCGGTTGGTCAATGCGCCTTTTCCGCTGCTGCTTATAGGTAAAAGCTGGCTCAATTCCTTCGAGATCCTTGCGCCTTTTTACCTTATACCTTTCAGTGTCCTGTTTGTACAGGTAGTACCATTCTTCATCAAAGCTGTATACCCCCACCATGCCTGTAGCATTTCCATCCCTGTAGATTAGTTGATACTTAAAAAGAGGATTGGGATCGCAGACAACCCTAATCAGGTCAAGCTCTAATTCTTCCGTAACTACCACCTCCGGCACAGGAAATAAAAAAACACCGGCGGTTTATTCCG from Bacillota bacterium includes:
- a CDS encoding CpaF family protein; the encoded protein is MKSKKRKQRTLEKFEVRNAEVLAVESPQTIRPMNAAHNHSLFFAPNNNSKDFGTVLREVQEYISSKYSTLILDGGKDEVKTQVKRYISKYLMDCRIAVKGMTDQQLVDALYTEMAEFSFLTKYIFGAGIEEIDINAWNDIEVQYSNGTTVKLDEHFDSPEHAINVIRRMLHVSGMVLDNASPAILGHLSKNIRIAVLKTPLVDEDVGVAASIRIVNPQNMEKADFVKGGTATDEMLDFLAECLRYGISVCVAGATSSGKTTVAGWLLTTIPDNKRIFTIENGSRELALVRKKDGKVVNSVIHTLTRSSDNEKQNIDQDMLLDMALRFNPEVICVGEMRSAEAYTAQESARTGHTVLTTIHSNSCEATWRRMATLCKRKYDIADDTLMSLVTEAFPIVVFTKQLENKQRKIMEIMECEILPDGTRNFRTLYRFHITESRMEGDRFIISGSHRMENTISKSLQKRFLENGMPQETLKKITKGQDDLAQNLSVAPASYTEILQNCSSSSSELNEKKEEVIEK
- a CDS encoding AAA family ATPase; translation: MLNFIKGSIFSRNTGVKAQAAEAEKDVQVLAVWGSPSSGKTTVSVKLAKHLADKKRNVVLLLCDMTAPMLPCICPPSDLEWERSLGSILAATHVTDTLIKQNCITHKKISYLTLIGMLKGENVFTYPPYNAELATELLDHLRDIAPYVIIDCSSYIANDILSAVALMEADSVLRLVNCDLKSISYLSSQLPLLKDNKWDADKQYKVASNIKTNQASEHIEQVLGNVAFKIPHSDELENQALAGDLFRDLVFKDSRGFRKEIEKISKEVFGI
- the cpaB gene encoding Flp pilus assembly protein CpaB, whose product is MSFLKNRTVLGVICIVLSLLISFVVAPLFNSSISQKTDIVRVIKDIKAGDQITREMLKTVEVGSYNLPKNVVKDVDTAIGKYAAADMAAGDYILSSKLTDVPAAENAYLYHLDGEKQAISVTLKSFATGLSGKLITGDIVSVIAPDYKKRGTTVIPAELKYVEVIAVTANTGYDTDTGGQRGNEDEKQLPSTVTLLASPEQSKILAELEADGKLHLSLVYRGSKENAAKFIEAQDKVIEELYPSAKVQTGEEKTESIGAENTGNIKLDTPKEGE
- a CDS encoding prepilin peptidase is translated as MQANLPLFMQGGIFIALLLAASVIDIKKRIIPDTICLFIAFTGLICFEPVKLLGVLAAMPLLLAALVWGGLGGGDIKLMAASGIVLGFTGSIAAMLIGLTAMLLFYVFHAIVQRLRGRECPKAYPLAPFLSIGCIAIYFMNTGGITL